The Paracoccus aminovorans genome has a window encoding:
- a CDS encoding RrF2 family transcriptional regulator has protein sequence MRLTRYSDYAMRVLLYLGRQPDRLCSIAEIARAYGISQNHLMKVINDLVNAGWLASVRGRGGGVRLARPADEISVGAIIRHTEDGFDLVGCGDCIISPACGLTSVLDEALAAFLAVLDGYTLADVLARRGDFLPLLRPLEPRVAAKDKP, from the coding sequence ATCTGGGGCGGCAGCCCGACCGGCTGTGCTCGATCGCCGAGATCGCAAGAGCTTATGGAATCTCGCAAAATCACCTGATGAAGGTGATCAACGACCTCGTGAACGCCGGCTGGCTGGCTAGCGTGCGCGGCCGGGGTGGCGGTGTACGGCTGGCGCGTCCCGCGGATGAAATCAGCGTGGGTGCGATCATTCGCCACACCGAGGACGGGTTCGATCTGGTCGGCTGCGGCGATTGCATCATCTCGCCTGCCTGCGGGCTGACTTCTGTGTTGGACGAAGCGCTGGCCGCGTTTCTGGCTGTGCTGGACGGCTATACGCTGGCGGATGTGCTGGCGCGTCGCGGAGACTTTCTACCCCTTTTGCGGCCTCTGGAGCCCAGGGTAGCGGCCAAGGACAAGCCTTAG